Proteins found in one Misgurnus anguillicaudatus chromosome 3, ASM2758022v2, whole genome shotgun sequence genomic segment:
- the eif3f gene encoding eukaryotic translation initiation factor 3 subunit F, with protein sequence MAVYGPVVKIHPVVLASIVDSYERRNEGASRVIGTLLGTADKHSVEVTNCFSVPHNESEDEVAVDMEFAKNMYELHKKVSPSEVIIGWYATGFDITEHSVLIHEYYSREAPNPIHLTVDTALQSNKMNIRAYVSSQMGVPGKTVGVMFTPLTVKYVYYDTERIGVDLLQRTRESPSRTNGLTTDLAQVGGAAGRIQEMLSTVLTYIEDVLSGKATADNSVGRYLMDLVNKVPKISAEDFESMLNSNINDLLMVTYLSNLTQAQIALNEKLVVL encoded by the exons ATGGCGGTGTACGGCCCGGTTGTGAAGATCCACCCGGTGGTTCTGGCGTCGATCGTTGACTCTTACGAGCGACGAAATGAAGGTGCAAGTCGAGTGATCGGAACATTATTAG GAACTGCAGACAAACATTCAGTTGAAGTCACCAACTGCTTCTCCGTTCCTCATAATGAGTCGGAAGATGAg GTGGCTGTGGACATGGAGTTTGCCAAGAACATGTATGAGCTCCATAAGAAGGTTTCACCGAGTGAAGTTATTATTGGGTGGTATG CCACAGGATTTGACATCACAGAACACTCTGTTCTGATTCATGAGTATTACAGCCGAGAGGCTCCCAATCCCATTCACCTCACAGTGGACACGGCACTTCAGAGTAACAAAATGAACATCCGCGCCTACGTCAG ttCACAGATGGGTGTCCCTGGCAAGACAGTTGGTGTCATGTTCACCCCACTGACAGTCAAGTATGTTTACTACGACACAGAGCGCATCGGAG TTGACCTTCTACAAAGGACTCGTGAATCACCCAGTCGCACCAACGGGCTGACCACAGATCTGGCCCAAGTGGGCGGTGCAGCAGGACGCATTCAAGAAATGCTTTCAACAGTCCTCACATATATAGAGGATGTGCTG TCTGGTAAAGCGACAGCAGATAACAGTGTTGGTCGCTACCTGATGGACCTTGTAAACAAAGTGCCCAAGATCTCAGCAGAAGACTTTGAGAGCATGCTGAACTCCAACATTAAT GATCTGTTGATGGTGACCTACCTGTCAAATCTCACTCAAGCTCAGATTGCGCTCAATGAGAAACTAGTTGTTCTGTAg